One genomic region from Bacteroidota bacterium encodes:
- a CDS encoding molybdenum cofactor biosynthesis protein MoaE yields the protein MADRATERRDQRTWCGLYHAPLPVAEAAAFLSAPPVGGINLFVGTTRRWTSRPVTESKARETVRLRYEAYEPMALAELGRLAAAAAEQWSVERCCLLHRLGTVPVAEASVVVGVGTAHRAAAFEASRWLIDTLKERVPIWKREVFADGTEAWVQPATEST from the coding sequence GTGGCTGACAGGGCAACCGAGCGCCGGGACCAGCGGACGTGGTGCGGGCTGTACCACGCCCCGCTTCCTGTCGCTGAGGCGGCCGCGTTTCTGAGCGCGCCCCCGGTGGGGGGAATCAACCTGTTCGTCGGGACAACGCGGCGGTGGACGAGCCGGCCGGTCACAGAGTCTAAGGCCAGAGAGACCGTGCGCCTACGCTACGAAGCCTACGAGCCGATGGCCCTCGCCGAACTCGGCCGGCTAGCTGCCGCCGCGGCGGAGCAGTGGTCGGTCGAGCGGTGCTGCCTGCTGCACCGGCTCGGGACGGTGCCCGTCGCCGAAGCGAGCGTCGTCGTGGGCGTGGGGACGGCGCACCGGGCGGCGGCGTTCGAGGCGTCGCGCTGGCTGATCGATACGCTCAAAGAGCGGGTGCCGATCTGGAAGCGCGAGGTGTTCGCCGACGGGACGGAGGCGTGGGTGCAGCCGGCGACAGAAAGCACGTAA
- the pta gene encoding phosphate acetyltransferase: MQNLLSRAQALNKRIVLPEGVDPRTVRAAHTLVEQGIARPVLLGNEETVRAVAAEEDVTLPHTVPIIDPVRSGRAAEFAQELFQLRKHRGMTYEQARETVQDELYFGALMVRRGEVDGSVAGAAHPTPDVLRAAIHCIGVDEGSALVSSFFLMVLTDGRPVTFADCGVVPTPDADQLASIGVDAARSHRLLVGEEPRVAFLSFSTKGSADDPAVDLVRAATAKAQVMRPELAIDGEFQFDAAFIPSVGERKAPGSDIAGKANVFVFPNLDAGNIGYKIAQRIGGAEAFGPILQGLKQPANDLSRGSDAEDIVNVAAITAILAGEED; the protein is encoded by the coding sequence ATGCAAAATTTGCTCAGCCGTGCCCAGGCACTGAACAAGCGCATCGTGCTCCCAGAGGGGGTAGACCCGCGAACCGTCCGCGCTGCACACACGCTTGTCGAGCAGGGCATCGCCCGGCCCGTGCTGCTCGGCAACGAGGAGACCGTGCGCGCCGTCGCAGCCGAGGAAGACGTCACGCTTCCGCACACCGTGCCGATCATCGACCCGGTGCGGTCGGGCCGAGCCGCGGAGTTCGCGCAGGAGCTGTTCCAGCTTCGCAAGCACCGCGGGATGACCTACGAGCAGGCCCGCGAGACGGTGCAAGACGAGCTCTACTTCGGGGCCCTCATGGTGAGGCGCGGAGAGGTTGACGGCAGCGTAGCCGGCGCCGCGCACCCGACCCCCGACGTGCTCCGCGCAGCGATCCACTGCATTGGCGTGGACGAAGGCTCTGCGCTGGTGTCGAGCTTCTTCCTGATGGTCTTGACCGACGGCCGGCCCGTCACGTTCGCCGATTGCGGCGTCGTTCCCACGCCTGACGCCGACCAACTCGCCTCGATCGGCGTCGACGCGGCCCGGTCGCACCGGCTGCTGGTGGGCGAAGAGCCGCGGGTCGCGTTCCTGTCGTTCTCGACGAAGGGCAGTGCCGACGATCCGGCCGTTGACCTCGTCCGCGCGGCTACGGCGAAAGCGCAGGTGATGCGTCCAGAGCTTGCCATCGACGGCGAGTTTCAGTTTGATGCTGCCTTCATTCCGTCGGTGGGCGAGCGAAAAGCGCCCGGCTCAGACATCGCCGGGAAAGCCAACGTGTTTGTCTTCCCAAACCTCGACGCAGGCAACATCGGCTACAAAATCGCGCAGCGGATCGGCGGGGCCGAGGCGTTCGGGCCGATCCTACAAGGGCTCAAGCAGCCGGCCAACGACCTCTCGCGTGGCTCCGACGCAGAGGACATCGTCAATGTCGCGGCGATTACGGCCATCCTTGCAGGCGAGGAAGACTGA
- a CDS encoding LacI family DNA-binding transcriptional regulator has protein sequence MSSTKRTIYEVAAEAGVAISTVSRVLNGSSEVADATRERVQAAIDKLQFRPQRTARTLAQQQTDSLAVAMPSFTSLFYVELLKGVKDELRDHDIDLLMCNLGSGAPYQTLERFLDRGAVDALMLTSLPVDAKLRDELARLHAPVVLVGTQSKAFDSFYWDEAAGIERSVVHLAQQEHRRIGLIAAHPGSQNADERLAGYRRGLEAADLAYDPTLVVMGETTKHAGFSEEAGVEAMTKLLALDTPVTAVCASSDVQAIGAWSALRGAGLRVPEDVALVGFNNLKLCHYLGLSSVDLRMHDVGCRATRLLLNRMRAPSQPVTEAMTPELIVRRSSVATPQPVHTASSHS, from the coding sequence ATGTCGTCTACGAAACGGACCATCTACGAAGTCGCGGCCGAAGCCGGTGTAGCCATCTCAACGGTTTCCCGCGTACTCAACGGCTCCAGCGAGGTAGCCGACGCGACCCGCGAGCGCGTCCAGGCTGCTATCGACAAGCTTCAGTTCCGTCCGCAGCGTACAGCCCGGACGCTTGCCCAGCAGCAGACAGACTCGCTTGCCGTGGCGATGCCGTCCTTCACCTCGCTCTTTTACGTCGAGCTTCTCAAAGGCGTCAAGGACGAGTTGCGAGACCACGACATCGACCTGCTGATGTGTAACCTCGGCTCGGGCGCGCCCTACCAGACGCTGGAGCGGTTTCTGGACCGCGGTGCCGTTGACGCACTGATGCTGACCTCGCTTCCGGTCGATGCAAAGCTGCGAGACGAACTAGCGAGGCTGCACGCTCCTGTCGTGCTCGTCGGGACGCAGTCGAAGGCGTTCGACTCGTTTTACTGGGACGAAGCTGCCGGCATCGAGCGCTCCGTCGTGCACCTCGCGCAGCAGGAGCATCGCCGGATCGGACTTATCGCCGCCCATCCCGGAAGCCAGAATGCGGACGAGCGCCTGGCAGGCTACCGGCGCGGCCTCGAGGCCGCCGACTTAGCCTACGACCCCACCCTCGTTGTGATGGGCGAGACGACCAAGCACGCCGGGTTCAGCGAGGAGGCCGGCGTGGAGGCCATGACCAAGCTGCTTGCTCTAGACACCCCGGTCACGGCTGTGTGCGCTTCCTCTGACGTGCAAGCCATCGGGGCTTGGTCCGCGCTGCGCGGCGCCGGGCTGCGTGTGCCGGAAGACGTTGCGCTCGTCGGGTTCAACAACCTCAAGCTCTGCCACTACCTCGGGCTGAGTTCCGTGGACCTTCGGATGCACGACGTGGGATGCCGCGCCACGCGGCTCTTACTTAACCGGATGAGAGCGCCCAGCCAGCCGGTTACCGAAGCGATGACACCCGAGCTTATCGTGCGCCGCAGCAGCGTTGCCACACCCCAGCCTGTCCACACAGCTTCTTCCCACTCATGA
- a CDS encoding phosphoribosylaminoimidazolesuccinocarboxamide synthase, translated as MTPSPALDDVLHRQLGHCLVETHFDDLGQRYGGKVRDTYRTPEGRLILVTTDRISAFDHILPQPIPFKGQVLNQLAAYFFGKTEDIVPNHVVSVPDPNVTVALACEPIPVEFVVRGYLAGHAWRVYRDGGRILCGVPLPDGLRQNSRLPEPILTPATKAAEGHDEDISREGVLGRGLLSAGRFDEIAGVAKQLFARGTELAAERGLILVDTKYEFGLDRQGDVVLIDEVHTPDSSRYFYAAGYDERLAADEPQRQLSKEFVREWLMDHGFQGQAGQAMPDLPDDFRVLAAKRYIELFETVTGHTFEPDAHLSPTSRIHSALSSFA; from the coding sequence ATGACGCCCTCGCCCGCCCTCGACGACGTGCTGCACCGCCAGCTCGGCCACTGCCTTGTCGAGACTCACTTCGACGATCTGGGCCAGCGGTACGGGGGCAAGGTGCGCGACACCTACCGCACACCAGAGGGCCGGCTGATTCTGGTCACGACGGACCGCATCTCGGCCTTCGATCACATCCTGCCACAGCCGATTCCGTTTAAAGGACAGGTTCTAAACCAACTCGCAGCGTACTTCTTCGGCAAGACCGAAGACATCGTTCCGAACCATGTCGTCTCGGTTCCCGACCCCAACGTGACGGTTGCGCTCGCCTGCGAGCCGATCCCAGTCGAGTTTGTCGTGCGAGGCTACCTGGCCGGCCACGCATGGCGAGTCTACCGGGACGGCGGGCGCATACTGTGCGGGGTCCCGCTTCCCGATGGCCTCCGTCAGAACAGCCGGCTTCCGGAGCCCATCCTGACGCCTGCTACGAAGGCCGCCGAGGGACACGACGAGGACATCTCACGCGAGGGCGTCCTCGGGCGCGGCTTACTCAGCGCCGGACGGTTCGACGAAATCGCCGGCGTGGCGAAGCAGCTCTTCGCACGGGGCACAGAACTCGCAGCCGAGCGTGGACTGATCCTGGTAGACACGAAGTACGAGTTCGGGCTAGACCGCCAGGGCGATGTCGTGCTGATCGACGAAGTGCACACGCCGGACTCGTCGCGCTACTTCTACGCTGCAGGCTACGACGAGCGGCTCGCAGCCGACGAGCCGCAGCGCCAGCTCTCCAAAGAGTTCGTGCGGGAGTGGCTGATGGACCACGGCTTTCAAGGCCAGGCGGGCCAGGCAATGCCTGACCTCCCCGACGACTTTCGGGTGCTAGCTGCGAAACGCTACATCGAACTCTTCGAGACCGTGACCGGCCACACTTTCGAACCGGACGCGCATCTAAGCCCGACGTCGCGTATTCATAGTGCCCTTTCTTCGTTTGCTTGA
- a CDS encoding MoaD/ThiS family protein, with the protein MPDDDPTASTVEGVELRVLLFSVLREIVGTGELRLQLRAPVRGEDVLGRLVAEYPATETYRSVVRLAVNRVYAPLLTELCDGDEVALITPVSGG; encoded by the coding sequence ATGCCCGACGATGACCCTACGGCCAGCACGGTCGAAGGCGTCGAACTGCGGGTGCTGCTCTTCAGTGTGCTCCGCGAGATCGTCGGGACGGGCGAGCTTCGCCTGCAGCTCCGGGCGCCGGTACGGGGCGAGGACGTGCTCGGCCGGCTTGTCGCCGAGTATCCTGCTACGGAGACCTACCGGTCTGTTGTCCGGCTTGCCGTCAACCGGGTCTACGCGCCGCTGCTGACCGAGCTGTGCGACGGCGACGAGGTAGCGCTCATCACGCCGGTGAGCGGTGGCTGA
- a CDS encoding redoxin domain-containing protein yields MAIQTGQHAPDFTLYTDKNEAYTLSEDNDGKSTVLLFFPGAFTSVCTEEMCTVNDDLARYRDLDAHVLGISTDSPFVLAEFKKHNSLDFPLLSDHNAQVSDQYGAKYDHDFTDMNLDRIAKRSAFVIDPDGVVRYAEITEHAGKQPNFGAIRQALEDARG; encoded by the coding sequence ATGGCTATCCAGACCGGGCAGCACGCCCCCGACTTCACCCTCTACACCGACAAGAACGAGGCGTACACCCTCTCCGAAGACAACGACGGCAAGAGCACCGTGCTCCTGTTTTTCCCCGGCGCGTTCACGAGCGTCTGCACCGAGGAGATGTGTACCGTGAACGACGACCTCGCCCGCTACCGCGACCTCGACGCGCACGTCCTCGGCATCTCGACCGACTCGCCGTTCGTGCTCGCCGAGTTCAAAAAGCACAACAGCCTCGACTTTCCGCTTCTGAGCGATCACAACGCCCAGGTCAGCGATCAGTACGGCGCGAAGTACGACCACGACTTCACCGACATGAACCTCGACCGGATCGCCAAGCGCTCCGCCTTCGTGATCGACCCCGACGGCGTCGTCCGCTACGCCGAGATCACCGAGCACGCCGGGAAGCAGCCGAACTTCGGCGCGATCAGGCAGGCCCTCGAAGACGCGCGAGGCTGA